The following coding sequences are from one Gossypium raimondii isolate GPD5lz chromosome 4, ASM2569854v1, whole genome shotgun sequence window:
- the LOC105767283 gene encoding elongation factor 1-alpha translates to MGKEKVHINIVVIGHVDSGKSTTTGHLIYKLGGIDKRVIERFEKEAAEMNKRSFKYAWVLDKLKAERERGITIDIALWKFETTKYYCTVIDAPGHRDFIKNMITGTSQADCAVLIIDSTTGGFEAGISKDGQTREHALLAFTLGVKQMICCCNKMDATTPKYSKARYDEIVKEVSSYLKKVGYNPDKIPFVPISGFEGDNMIERSTNLDWYKGPTLLEALDQINEPKRPSDKPLRLPLQDVYKIGGIGTVPVGRVETGVLKPGMVVTFGPSGLTTEVKSVEMHHEALSEALPGDNVGFNVKNVAVKDLKRGFVASNSKDDPAKEAASFTSQVIIMNHPGQIGNGYAPVLDCHTSHIAVKFSELLTKIDRRSGKELEKEPKFLKNGDAGMIKMVPTKPMVVETFSEYPPLGRFAVRDMRQTVAVGVIKSVEKKDPTGAKVTKSAAKKK, encoded by the exons ATGGGTAAGGAGAAGGTTCACATCAACATTGTGGTCATCGGCCATGTCGACTCTGGGAAGTCTACAACCACTGGTCATTTGATCTACAAGCTTGGTGGTATTGACAAGCGTGTGATTGAGAGGTTTGAGAAGGAGGCTGCTGAGATGAACAAAAGGTCATTTAAGTATGCATGGGTGCTTGACAAGCTTAAGGCCGAGCGTGAACGTGGTATTACCATCGATATTGCCCTCTGGAAGTTTGAGACTACCAAATACTACTGTACTGTCATTGATGCCCCTGGACATCGTGACTTCATCAAGAACATGATTACTGGTACCTCACAGGCTGACTGCGCTGTTCTCATTATCGACTCGACCACTGGTGGTTTCGAAGCTGGTATCTCAAAGGATGGTCAGACACGTGAGCATGCTTTGCTTGCGTTTACCCTTGGTGTCAAGCAGATGATTTGCTGCTGCAACAAG ATGGATGCAACAACTCCAAAATACTCCAAGGCAAGGTATGATGAAATTGTGAAGGAAGTCTCCTCATATCTTAAGAAAGTTGGTTACAACCCTGACAAGATCCCATTTGTCCCAATCTCTGGATTTGAGGGTGATAACATGATTGAGAGGTCTACCAACCTTGACTGGTACAAGGGTCCCACTCTCCTTGAGGCTCTTGACCAGATCAATGAGCCCAAGAGGCCTTCAGACAAGCCACTCCGGCTCCCACTTCAGGATGTCTACAAGATTGGTGGCATTGGAACTGTCCCTGTTGGTCGTGTTGAGACTGGTGTCCTTAAGCCTGGTATGGTAGTGACCTTTGGCCCCTCTGGTCTGACCACTGAAGTTAAGTCTGTTGAGATGCACCATGAAGCCCTCTCTGAGGCTCTCCCTGGTGACAATGTTGGATTCAATGTCAAGAACGTTGCTGTTAAGGATCTCAAGCGTGGTTTCGTTGCTTCAAACTCTAAGGATGATCCTGCAAAGGAGGCTGCCAGCTTCACCTCTCAGGTCATCATCATGAACCACCCTGGGCAGATTGGAAACGGATATGCCCCAGTCCTTGATTGCCATACCTCCCACATTGCTGTGAAATTTTCCGAATTGCTGACCAAGATCGACAGGCGATCTGGAAAGGAACTTGAGAAggagcccaagttcttgaagaatGGTGATGCAGGGATGATAAAGATGGTTCCCACCAAGCCTATGGTTGTGGAGACTTTCTCTGAGTACCCACCCCTTGGACGGTTTGCTGTCAGGGACATGCGTCAGACTGTGGCTGTTGGTGTCATCAAGAGCGTTGAGAAGAAGGACCCAACTGGTGCTAAGGTCACCAAATCTGCTGCCAAGAAGAAATGA